Part of the Candidatus Auribacterota bacterium genome is shown below.
TTTCCTCGCCCTCCGGCACCGTCCGGAGCTTCATGCCCTCGACGCACGCCTGTGAAATGATATCCGCCATAAGCTTGATCGCCCTGATGGCATCATCATTGCTGACGATCGGGCAATCGATTTCCTCAGGGTCGGAGTTGGTATCCACGAGCGCGACGATGGGTATCCCAAGCCGCCTGCCCTCCGCCACCGCGATCTTTTCCTTTTTCGTATCAATGATGAAGAGCGCGCCCGGCAGACCATCCATATCTTTGATTCCCGTGAGGCCGCGGTCAAGCTTCGACTTCTCCCGCATTATGGACGCGACTTCCTTTTTGGGGAGCTTGTTGATGATCCCCTCATTCATGAGGCGCTCGATCTCTTTTAATCGCCCGATGCTCTTGCGAACCGTTTTGATGTTCGTGAGGAGGCCGCCGAGCCAGCGCTCGGTCACATAGAACATGCCTGCCCTGGTCGCCGCCTCCTTGATGGACTCTTTGGCCTGCCTCTTGGTCCCCACGAACAGCACCGATTTGCCCGAGCGGACCAACTCCCGGATGAACGTGTAGGCTGCTTCGACCTGCTCCAGCGTTTGCTGGAGGTCTATGATGTGAATCCCGTTCCTCTCCTCGAAGATAAACGACCGCATCTTCGGGTTCCAGCGCCTTGACTCGTGCCCGAAGTGGACTCCCGCTTCGAGAAGTTCCCTGACTGTGATGACCGCCATTGCCTCTCCTCCTTTCAGGTTTCGCTCAATTTGCCGGGGCGCTGATTTGCGCGACGCGCGCATGCCTCCCCTGGCGTTGATCCCGCTCAGCGGGACATTGAGCTCCGCCTTCGTGTGCAAAGATGGTAGGGGTACCACCAGATATTGCATCGGCGAGTCTTTTCCAGTCTCGCCATGGTGGTTTATATCAAAGGGCCGGCCGTTTGTGAAGGGATTTATACTGGAATGGCAAAGCAATTTAGAAATGTCCCCAACCTAATGACCCAAAGGGAAGAAGACTTTGCCAGGAAATTTGGAAGACAAGTTAGGGCAAAATGCTTTTGGTCTCTAGCCTTTGCGCCCCACGCACAGCGGATCTGGGCTTATCAGGTGCGTCAGGTCAATCCTCCCGCCCCGCTTTCAATGCCCCCTGGGAGAGGGTGTGACGAGCTCCTCCCAGTCTGCTTTATCGTTCGTATCCACCCCTGGAACTTTCCGCCTCAGGCTGTGCCCGGGTAGTACATCTGGGCTCAGCTCGTCATCGCCCGCTGGATCATGTGCATCTCCCCGGAGCATGTTCGAGTTCGGGATATCATAAAGCACCGTATCAAGTATTTTACCTCCGTACCCCACCAGCCTCACCCCATCCGTGGGACTGAGATTGCCATAATAAGGCACCATGGGATCATTTTGATCTCCGTTCTGGAGTCGCATGTAACACACAAGATCGGGAGCAACCCCGAATACGCTTTGGACATTGATGTCGCCTATGAGGAAAAATGACCGGGCAGGGATGACAGCCCCTAGAGGAAACACAACTTTGCCATAGTCAAAACCGCCGCCATACTGGATATAGAGCCAGCCGATATCTACCGGCCAGCCCTCGGGATTGTATAGCTCGATGAACTCCTGCCGGAGGTCGCCGTCTGCCCCTGGCGGATCGTAGTATATTTCATTGATCACCACGAGAGGTCGGGAGGCTGCGCTGAGCGGGCTGGTGTGAGCACCCACCTCGCTCCCATCAACGTATCCATCATCGTCGCTATCGGGATCCAGCGGGTTTGTCCCCTGACTCGCCTCATCCGCGTTGGACAAACCATCATTGTCAGTATCCGTTGATGTTGAAGAGCGGGGACTTGGTGTGTTGAGCACTTCAAAATCATTCGTGCTGTTTGTATCCACGCCATCGGTCTTCCTGCTCAAACTCTGCCCCGCCTGCACATCGGGATTCAGCTCCCTGGGATCTCCTCCCGGGATACTGTCATCGCCGTATAGCGACCTGTTGGGATTATCGTACAGCACCGTGTCCACCACATATCCGTCCGGCCTCACCAGCCTCACCCCGTCCGTGTTGCTCGGCTTCCCCGGATTATCACCATTTTGCATCGTGATGTTTGCTCTGAGATCGGGGAGATTCCCATAGATATCTGTCACATATTCTCCCCCGATCAGGAAATAGGAGTGTGCCGGTATCACCTTCCCGCGAGGTATGACACGGATCGTCTCAAATCTCCCTTGCGGCGGGTAGAGATCGGTCCCGCAGGAGGCTTCTATCCGGTAGCCGGAGAGATCAACCGCCGCCGGCTGATTGTTATACAACTCTATGAACTCATGCCCGTCATCGGCTCCGGGGTAATCATAGAGAATCTCATTGATCACCAGGAGGCTGGGCTCTCCAGGATGAGAGTTCGGGTCCAGAGGATTTCTCCCGAGATTCACCTCGTAGCCGTCGCTATACCCATCACCGTCAGTATCAGGATTTAGAGGATTGGTCTTGTAAACCTTAACCTCCTCGCCATCCTTCAGGCCATCTCCGTCCGTATCGGGATTATATGGGTCTGTGCCGATAGACCTTTCATAATCGTCCAGCAACCCATCCCCGTCACTATCGCCATTTATAATAATATAGTTTATGTAGCCTGCATTCCCTCCTGACGCAGAGAGATCCACAGTCAATTTTCCATCCCTCACCGTTACCCAGGTCCCCGGCACATAAATAAAATCATTTGCAGCCGCAGACTTCCCGTCGATAACCGTATGCCCCTCGACGATCATCGTCTCCGGCCCCATGGGATATCGCGCGTCCCCCGAAGCAATGCTTATGAGGTAGCTGCCATTATGAACATCTATCTCCCACCTTCCTGATCCTCCCGGCAATACATATACCGACGTATTGAGCCTCGGATCGCCGTTCTCGGTCCGCTGCACGCTTCCCATCGCGCTAGCCCAGCCGTAGCCTCTCATACCATCATAGACCGCGCCGGAATCCATATCATACCCCTCCGGCACTTCGAACTCCTCCGGCTGGAAGTTGATCTGTATCGGCAGGGGCTGGATTAACGCAGATTGTGCCTGGTAGAGGTATCCTCCCCGTATCTCATGATCGCCGCTCATCAGCATCCCCGTCTGCCAATTCCCTCCCACCGCCCCGTGCAGAGCATAGCTGAGAGAGGCCGAATGCCCCCCACCACTATCCATAGTATCCGCAGGAATCATAAGGGTATCGCTGCTTCTCATTGCCCACAGCAGTCCTGCTCCCAGACACAACGCCGCCATTATCAGCAGGCTCACCGGCAATTTCATAATCCCTTTTCTCTTACTCATAACCAAAGCTCCCTCATCACCGCTGCTTCTGGCAATCGAAAGAAGAGCCACATCT
Proteins encoded:
- the rpsB gene encoding 30S ribosomal protein S2, whose protein sequence is MAVITVRELLEAGVHFGHESRRWNPKMRSFIFEERNGIHIIDLQQTLEQVEAAYTFIRELVRSGKSVLFVGTKRQAKESIKEAATRAGMFYVTERWLGGLLTNIKTVRKSIGRLKEIERLMNEGIINKLPKKEVASIMREKSKLDRGLTGIKDMDGLPGALFIIDTKKEKIAVAEGRRLGIPIVALVDTNSDPEEIDCPIVSNDDAIRAIKLMADIISQACVEGMKLRTVPEGEEKKPRRGRKAREETAEKEAAGTQAEAASPSAEPEPAKTEGLEEQEATPVEEAEPSSQEGEGATDSA
- a CDS encoding lamin tail domain-containing protein, producing the protein MSKRKGIMKLPVSLLIMAALCLGAGLLWAMRSSDTLMIPADTMDSGGGHSASLSYALHGAVGGNWQTGMLMSGDHEIRGGYLYQAQSALIQPLPIQINFQPEEFEVPEGYDMDSGAVYDGMRGYGWASAMGSVQRTENGDPRLNTSVYVLPGGSGRWEIDVHNGSYLISIASGDARYPMGPETMIVEGHTVIDGKSAAANDFIYVPGTWVTVRDGKLTVDLSASGGNAGYINYIIINGDSDGDGLLDDYERSIGTDPYNPDTDGDGLKDGEEVKVYKTNPLNPDTDGDGYSDGYEVNLGRNPLDPNSHPGEPSLLVINEILYDYPGADDGHEFIELYNNQPAAVDLSGYRIEASCGTDLYPPQGRFETIRVIPRGKVIPAHSYFLIGGEYVTDIYGNLPDLRANITMQNGDNPGKPSNTDGVRLVRPDGYVVDTVLYDNPNRSLYGDDSIPGGDPRELNPDVQAGQSLSRKTDGVDTNSTNDFEVLNTPSPRSSTSTDTDNDGLSNADEASQGTNPLDPDSDDDGYVDGSEVGAHTSPLSAASRPLVVINEIYYDPPGADGDLRQEFIELYNPEGWPVDIGWLYIQYGGGFDYGKVVFPLGAVIPARSFFLIGDINVQSVFGVAPDLVCYMRLQNGDQNDPMVPYYGNLSPTDGVRLVGYGGKILDTVLYDIPNSNMLRGDAHDPAGDDELSPDVLPGHSLRRKVPGVDTNDKADWEELVTPSPRGH